One segment of Scyliorhinus torazame isolate Kashiwa2021f chromosome 14, sScyTor2.1, whole genome shotgun sequence DNA contains the following:
- the LOC140389904 gene encoding RING finger protein 228, whose amino-acid sequence MAEAEASPPAPDATTPYEEYECKICYNYFDLDRRAPKMLECLHTFCEECLTTLHVREERPWRIACPICRHRTAVPDYRIHNLPNNTKVTEAFPLYVGADPLPQDVLPPAPQPQRPQVPRHQQPQPPSRPGAAALPAQLAAPSATAGSRQSPGPSAPYESCQNCKRAALTAGCVCVVFSFLSMVVLLFTGLIFVNHYNSSPSPVGPICLSVASILALFSVVVTWVICWLKYRPESNGQVNNTAPRVLFNQE is encoded by the coding sequence ATGGCCGAGGCGGAGGCAAGTCCACCAGCACCGGATGCAACAACCCCTTACGAAGAATACGAGTGCAAAATCTGCTACAATTACTTCGACCTGGATCGCAGGGCGCCCAAGATGCTGGAGTGTTTGCACACGTTTTGTGAGGAGTGTCTGACCACACTGCACGTCAGGGAGGAGCGGCCATGGCGAATCGCCTGCCCCATCTGCCGGCACAGGACGGCTGTGCCCGACTACAGGATTCACAACCTGCCCAATAACACCAAAGTCACCGAGGCTTTCCCGCTGTACGTGGGGGCCGACCCCCTGCCCCAGGATGTCCTGCCTCCGGCTCCCCAGCCGCAGCGGCCCCAGGTTCCGCGCCACCAGCAGCCTCAGCCGCCCTCCAGGCCCGGCGCTGCTGCTCTGCCAGCCCAGCTCGCCGCGCCGTCCGCAACCGCGGGCAGCCGCCAGTCGCCGGGCCCCTCGGCGCCTTACGAGAGCTGCCAGAACTGCAAGCGGGCCGCCCTCACCGCCGGCTGCGTGTGTGTGGTCTTCTCCTTCCTCTCCATGGTGGTGCTGCTCTTCACCGGCTTGATCTTTGTCAATCATTACAACAGCTCCCCCTCGCCTGTCGGCCCCATCTGCCTGTCGGTGGCCAGCATCTTAGCCTTGTTCTCAGTGGTTGTCACGTGGGTCATCTGCTGGCTCAAATACCGCCCCGAGAGCAATGGGCAAGTCAATAACACAGCGCCCCGCGTCCTCTTCAACCAGGAGTGA